The following nucleotide sequence is from Halobacillus mangrovi.
ACATGTTGGTAGAAACGACATCGTTTTCCTTCCTTTCTATGATAGACTCGTTTTACTCTTACTGGATGAGGAGGAAAACGATGAAGATACGACCCGTTCCACTATTCACTTCGCTAGTATTAATAACTGTACTTCTGCTACCAGCGCTACCAGTTGCTGCATCAACCGAACCTACAGCTGACGATTTAAAAGGTGCTGTCGAACTGCCTGCCAAACTCAAGCCACTTCCAGAAGCCTCAAAGAAAACGGACGAGTTACAAAAAAAATTCAATGAAATGAAAGAACAACCCTCTAATGAGGAAGGAAAGTACAAAGCATCTTCTATTTATCCTGATATTTTCCCAGAGTATGAACCTAATGATTCGATGGAGTGGGCAGACTGGGTTCCTTTTGGAAGCATGGGCATGGGGGTTTTTGACACCTATGAAGATTTGGACTTCTATCAGATGGATTTACCTTCTTCAGGAGACATCGAAATTGTTACGGTTTCTAATGAGTATGCTGACCACATTGTCCCTGTTGCCCTTCTCATCAAACCAAATGGGGAATTTATGGAAATCCTTAATCTTGAAGGGTACATAGACGAGGGAGTAAAACTCATTTACGAGACGATTGAAGGAGTGTCCTCTGGAACATATTATGTTGTAGTTTTTAATGCGGAAGATGATTATGATCCGGATGAGCCTTATTTGTTTGATGTTTACTATACAAGCGAAGCACCTTCAATAACTTTTCCAGATGTAGAGGGCACATGGGCTGAGCCTTTTGTCAATTATATGGTGGAGCAAGACCTAATGAACGGTTATCCAGATGGAACATTCGGATTGAACAAGCGGATTACGCGTGCAGAAGCCGCAGCTGTGCTTGCAAGAGAACTTGAGCTTTATCCTCAAAAATCCGATTTCCGGGATGTTTCCCAAAGTCACTGGGCTTATGAATATATCGGTGCTATGGAGAATGCTGGCATCCTATCCGGATATAAAGATGGAACATTCAGGCCAAATGCTTACCTTAGCCGTGAAGAAATGGCTGCCTTATTAGTAAAAGCTTACTTTCTTGAAGGAAGAAGCAGGGTCCAATTCTCTGATGTAAGTCCATCCCGGTGGTCCTACCCTTACATTCAAAATTTAGTAGCGAACGAGATTGTTAATGGGTATCCGGATGGTACGTTCAAACCGATGGAGAGCATCAAACGTGGAGAGTTCGCAGCGATGATGGCGAGATTGCTAAGCTATGAATTTTAGGTCATTGAAGCTCAGTTCAACAAGGACTGAGCTTCTTTTTAACGTTCATAGACTTTAATGATCACACTGCCATATCGTTCGCTACCAATAGAAGCATTTAACTTCCACATCCCACTATCTGGAAGAGACATGCTGGAAGGAACGTGGCGATCCGCTCCGCTATTCGGTTCCATTAAAGCAAGTTCCTTTAATACAGTAATCTCTTTATTCGTTTCTTTATGGATGGCTTTTACCGTCAGTTTTCCTTTAAGCTCTTCTTCATTACCCCAGAAATGCCATACATACTTTTGGACCTTACCGGGATAAAACCTCATGACTTCTGATTCATCAAAAGTAAAGCCTAGACGATCCTCTTCTCCTATGAAAGATAAGTTTTTTGACTCGAATAATGGACTCTCTTCCCAAGTAATTTCAGGTTCTGGGCTACTTGCTGACTCACTTGCCTCAGGAGTATTAACTTTTGTCTCATCGCTTTGCACATTCGAACATCCTAATAAACCATTAAAACCAACAATGATAAACACCGATACCACAATTGACTTCCAAAGCATAATCACTTCTCCTCACTCCTTAGTACGTGAGTGGTAATAAAAGCTGGGACAAGGTAACAAATTTCAGCTCTTATGAAAATTTTACCATAACATGTACGATACGTTTAATCATTCATCTATAAAAATAAGCCTCAGGGCGTAGATAAAAGTTATACCAGAGCTCGTTATGGTATGCCCTTTTTAAAACTATAATGAAAGTAGATAACTAAGGGAGCGATGATGATGAAGAAAATAATTCAGTTAGGTGTTGCTGGAATGAGTGCCGCCCTCCTTTTGACGGGTTGTCAATTCGTCCAGGCCGGAGATACGAAAAGCGAAAAAGAGTTCGTGGAACGGGACAAAGCCGATTCCTTAACTGTTGACATTGAACTGGGGATCGGTCAATTGAATGTCTCTAAAGGGACAGACGATTGGTTCGAGGGTGAATTTAAATATGATCATTCCAAACTAAAACCTGTAGTGGACTACAATCTTAAAGGCAACCAGGGCCATTTGCATATCAGTCAAGAACGGAAAAAATTTAATTTTGGCTTTGGAAAAGAAAATCATACCCGTTGGGATCTTCAATTAAATGAGAATATCCCAACTGAATTAGATATTGATACAGGTGTATCCGATTCCGACATTAACCTTTCAGGAATGACACTCGAAGATTTAGATATCGATACAGGGGTGGGTGACGTAACGATTGATCTTTCCGGTGATTGGAAAGAAAGCTTTAACGTAAGTATTGACTCTGGTGTCGGTGATACAACCATTTATATCCCGAAAGAAATCGGTGTTAAACTGAGCGCAGACAAAGGAGTCGGTGAGATCACCGTCAAGGACTTGATTGTTAAAGACGATCATACGTATGTTAACAAAGCTTATGAAGACGGTGCTGATGTAGTCATGGAAATCGACGCAGACCTTGGTGTCGGAGATATAGTAGTAACGATGAAATAGAAAGACGCTTCCCCGCGGGAAGCGTCTATATTATTACGGTGCAGGAACTGATCCCCCGGCAGCATCGTAACGTGCATAGAATTCTTGCAAAAACTGATTCGTTACAACATCATCATGAATAAACAACATGTTCTCATCATTAATCTCGTTTCCATTGGTGCTCCAATTGGTTGATCCAACAATAGCGGTAGGATCACTAGTGGGATGCGTAGCGTCAATCAACATCGTTTTTGCATGCATTTTTCGATCCTCATTATCCTCATAGACGGGAGCCGGGTTGTTCCATCTTATATTCGGGTTATTCGTAGATTCCTGGGAAGCGGTCCTACCCGTCATTTCAATAGAGGCTGACCACCACTGATTCCAAAAACTCTCATCATACACACCTCTGACATCAAACCCTGTTAAACTTCCTTCAAGATCATTGTATGAACCTTCCCATTTATTCTTCAATTCATCGACGAGAGCCTGGTCACTCCATGCAAAGATCGTGAAGTAACTGCTATAGTCCGCTTCATTTTTTACATAAGAAGTTAATTGCCCTACAGCGTCATCTCCTGCTGAGAAATACACTTCAACTTCCTTACCACCTATATTCACTGAATGAAGAGTATTATCAGTTTTTCGGCCATGGTAGTTAGAGCTAGCAGGATCAGGACTTAGACCCGTACTTCCCCACATTTCATCAAATTCTGTTTTGAACACATTTGAAAGATCCGTGGAATGAAGCTCAACAACGTGCTGGGTGTTACCGCCAAGTACGTTATTTTGCATATTTTCCTCAGAACCATAAAGTCCCGTTACCGTAAAGTTCCAGCTTCCTGTAAACACCCACTTGCCGTCAATATTTGCAAACTTATTGTGCATCTGATTTCCAGGGGAATAATAACTACCATCACTCTTTTGTTCTGCATCTACGAGCTTATAACCGGATTGTGTACCACTCCCTACACCCACAGTTTCATTATTCATACCTGTTGGTGTAGAAGGAAGGGAATACTGTTCGCGTAATGTCTGATCTTCCACAGCAAACATGATAGAATCTGAAAATACATGCACATCGTCACTTGTCCCAATGGCGTTATCCTCACCACGAACAAGTTGTTCTACATAAAGCCTCATCGTTTTATATCGCTCGGTATAATGTGGATCACTTCCATCCTTCGCATCTGCGATGACACGTACGTCAACACCTTCAGCTGCTTTGGCTACTAGGGCATCAATGACTCCCGGGAGATTGATCTCATAGGTTGCTAAATCAATGGAAGTTGTCGCATTTTGAATTCGATGAATTAAACGATCTTCTAAATTCACATTGTAGTTCGCTTCATTTCCTGCACTAGCATATTGGTCGTATGCGCACTTGTTGAAATACACGTTGATACTCCCAGGGTCTGATGATACTTGATTAAGTTGTTCACCGGGAGTACACTCATTAGATTCACTGCCTGTGGCTGGGGTACCTAATCCTTCTGTATA
It contains:
- a CDS encoding S-layer homology domain-containing protein: MKIRPVPLFTSLVLITVLLLPALPVAASTEPTADDLKGAVELPAKLKPLPEASKKTDELQKKFNEMKEQPSNEEGKYKASSIYPDIFPEYEPNDSMEWADWVPFGSMGMGVFDTYEDLDFYQMDLPSSGDIEIVTVSNEYADHIVPVALLIKPNGEFMEILNLEGYIDEGVKLIYETIEGVSSGTYYVVVFNAEDDYDPDEPYLFDVYYTSEAPSITFPDVEGTWAEPFVNYMVEQDLMNGYPDGTFGLNKRITRAEAAAVLARELELYPQKSDFRDVSQSHWAYEYIGAMENAGILSGYKDGTFRPNAYLSREEMAALLVKAYFLEGRSRVQFSDVSPSRWSYPYIQNLVANEIVNGYPDGTFKPMESIKRGEFAAMMARLLSYEF
- a CDS encoding phospholipase D-like domain-containing protein, which produces MGRVRKSFAIVLIFALVVNLVPHGPKTQAAGTQDVVVSEVAWMGTNVSYNDEWIELYNNTFSSISLDGWTINAVDGSPAIELSGTIPAGGYFLLERTDDSTVSDITADLIYSGSLSNSGETLELRDDGQAVIDTVDNWYAGDNDTKASMERTDTTVSGTDASNWFTSTSTYTEGLGTPATGSESNECTPGEQLNQVSSDPGSINVYFNKCAYDQYASAGNEANYNVNLEDRLIHRIQNATTSIDLATYEINLPGVIDALVAKAAEGVDVRVIADAKDGSDPHYTERYKTMRLYVEQLVRGEDNAIGTSDDVHVFSDSIMFAVEDQTLREQYSLPSTPTGMNNETVGVGSGTQSGYKLVDAEQKSDGSYYSPGNQMHNKFANIDGKWVFTGSWNFTVTGLYGSEENMQNNVLGGNTQHVVELHSTDLSNVFKTEFDEMWGSTGLSPDPASSNYHGRKTDNTLHSVNIGGKEVEVYFSAGDDAVGQLTSYVKNEADYSSYFTIFAWSDQALVDELKNKWEGSYNDLEGSLTGFDVRGVYDESFWNQWWSASIEMTGRTASQESTNNPNIRWNNPAPVYEDNEDRKMHAKTMLIDATHPTSDPTAIVGSTNWSTNGNEINDENMLFIHDDVVTNQFLQEFYARYDAAGGSVPAP
- a CDS encoding toast rack family protein encodes the protein MKKIIQLGVAGMSAALLLTGCQFVQAGDTKSEKEFVERDKADSLTVDIELGIGQLNVSKGTDDWFEGEFKYDHSKLKPVVDYNLKGNQGHLHISQERKKFNFGFGKENHTRWDLQLNENIPTELDIDTGVSDSDINLSGMTLEDLDIDTGVGDVTIDLSGDWKESFNVSIDSGVGDTTIYIPKEIGVKLSADKGVGEITVKDLIVKDDHTYVNKAYEDGADVVMEIDADLGVGDIVVTMK